The region CTAATTTTATTTATATTGCAAGCAAAGGCACAAAAATTCGCTCCATCTATAAGAGCAAATTTATCTAAACCCGCTTAAACTCATAAAACCGCAATTTATTTGCTTAAATTTAACCCAAACACAAACATCCTGCAAGAATTTCTAAAGGCGGGAATAAGTCCAAAAATCCTACCTCTAAGACTCCATCTGTTTTTATGCATATCCATCATCGTGCCTGTTTTTAGGTGTTTTATGGTGGTCTTATCCCACTCTTCAACCTCGCTTGGATCTTCTATGCCCATCTTAAAATCAACTCTTTTTTTCATAAATTTAAGCGTATCATGCTTCCTAGAATCCATATTTGCGGCAAAATTATTTATAAGATCAAGCGCGACTATGCCTTCAAACCTCTTAGCTAAATTTAAAAAGAACTCTTTAAAAACTTCTTTTTCAAAATACATCGCAACGCCTTCTAGAGCAAAGGCGAATTTAGCATTTGGATGCTTTGCTTTAAGTTCGTCCATCCAAGCGGTTTCAAGCATGGAGCTAGAGATACTAAAGTTTTTCTTGGCTTTTGGCATGAGTTTGTCGCGAAGTACGATCACATCGGGAAGATCAAGGTCGTAAAAGATAGCATTGGGACATACCGACTCAAGCCTAAGCGGTCTAGTATCAAGCCCGGCGCCAACCTGCACGATAACTACCTCATCGTTATCTTTGGCAAATTCCACAAGTGCGTCATCGATAAATTTCGCCCTTATTATAACTCCTACGCGACTTAGATCGCCAGCTTCAAATTTAGCAAAGTCATAATCTATCTTTTTAACTATCTTGCCTGAAAACTCATCTCTTAAAATCGGCTCTTTTACTTCGTTTTCAAGGCTTCTAAAGTATAAGTTTATAAGCAGGGTTTCCGAGATGTCATCGTTAAAACCAATCTTTTCCATATCTTTAACCTTTATAATAATCTATATCAGTATTATAATCGAAAATATATTAATCTCATATTACTGATTTGCAGTATAATTAGTTTAAATTTATCATTCGGAGGCAAATTTGAAAGGCGATGAAAATTTAAAAAACTACTTTTCGAAGCTCGACTTAAGCGGTGAAATTTCAGACAAATTTTTAGAGCAATTCATGAAAGATCTTATAATAAACCGCACTCTTGTAATTTTCGGGTTTGAATTTGCCTTCGCAGAGATTGAAATTTATCTATCAAGCAAAGATAAGAACGTCTATAAAAGAGACACGAAGGCGGGTGAAATTTTCTTTCATAACTTTGGCTTTGATATCTGCTTTGCAACTAAAGATGGCAAATTTGGCGGAGTGCTTATCCGATCTTTAAGACAAATTTATCCTAAAAACAAGAGCGAATTTATCCTCGGACCAAGACGGTGCATGAGTAAAATTTTAAACTCAGACATAAAGGAGCTAAATTTCACACTTAAAATCTCCGAAGATCAAGAAAATTTTGGCTTTAGAAGCCAAAGGATAAGAAGAGAGATAGATAAAAAGCCTTTAAGATTTACAAGCGAGAGTTTTGAAAATTTTATCGCAAGCAACGGTAAAGAGGCTAAAATTTATAAAACATCTTTAAAACGCTACGAGCGGTAAAAACTTGGCGATTTATCACTCACATATCAAGTCTAAAGCCATAAATTCGCAGTCATTTGCAAATTTATCTATAAACAAAATGATCGTCGCTTTTAAAATCCACTACCTCAAAAGTGCCTTTCCATGCAAAAATATAAATAAAAAAGCTGACAAGCAGAAAAATTCCGCCAAAGAAGCTTAAAAAATCCAAAACGACCATCACAAAGCCGGCAGAGTAAAACACGATATATTTCCTAAAAAGCCCGTTGCGAGTAAGACGCGCAAGCTCGGAAAATACGTTAAATTGAATCATGAACACATATATAAGCAAAGCTAGAGTCGCAAGCTTAACCGCTACTATCAAATTTGCAAATTCGAGCATCAAGTTTGACGCTATAATCATAACCGCCGACAAACCGATCAAAATAAACATGGATTTAGCGTAATTAGTATGTATATCGGGGCTTTGCGAGATCGTGGCGATATTTTTTAACGCACAATAAGTTAGTATCATACTCGACGTAATCGCAACGACTTCAAGAACCTCTTGCTTTTTGCCAAAAACATCAAAAAACACTATATATATTTTGATCAAAGCAGGCAAAAGCGCAGATAAAATTCCTTGCCATTTAGCAACCGACAGCAATTCGTAATCTCTTGCCGCTTTTATCGTCTGTTCGCTCCTTTGGGGCTCTTTTTGAGGATCTTTTTCAGTCGGCTTGCTTTCATCTTCAGGCTGTATAATAAATATATTTTTAGCTTGAGTGCCTTCGGGCTTAAAGCGAACCCTATCGCCGATAGCGGCTATGGCGTTTTTACAATCATCTTCACTGAATTTGTAGTATTTGCCGTCATCAGTAACAATAGTATCGTTATCTATGACCGTTGCTTTCATAAATCCTCCTTACAAGAACGATTTTACTTGACAAACAAGCCAATTATAGCAAACTTAATAAATTTAAGCTGATTTATACATCTAAGCAATAATTAAGTAGCATAAACGGTCTTCGTAATAAATACAAATTTTACGCTAACTCATCCAAATTTTACGGTTTAAATTTAGATCGCGGACGATATTTATGAAGCTTTTTATCTCGTTTTCATATCCCGCGATCGCCTTGCTTTTGCCGACTAACATCTGCGACATATCAGGCTCAAAGCTATCCTTGCCCATATCAATTGCCATATAAATTTTATCGGCTATCAAAACGGCGTTCATAGGGCAGTTAAACCTGCGCTCAAGATACCTAAACTGCTGCATAAGATAAGGAGTTAAAGCGTATCTAGCACCGATCTGATCGGTCGTATAGACATCAAATATCTTTTCAAATTCCACATCGTCCATATGAGCTTTATGCCCGTATCTTTTAAATTTGGTAGAAAAATCCTTGTGCCTAATTTGCGTTACACAGCTTAATTTCTTATGAAAATCCGCTACAAAAACTACGCCCAAAAACTGCACGCTTTGTCTTTTGCCGTTTTTAGTTTCGATAATTTTTGACGCTCGCACATCGCTAAATTTGATATTTACGCCATCCACATCGCCAAATATCAAGTCGTTGCCAGTGTATTTATCGATACCCGAAGTATCGTAAAGCACCTCAAAATGCCCTATATGCACAAATTCCGTTCTACTGTAATTAAGCCCTAAATTTTTAACTATCTTTTGTATCACTTGCTGCTTAAATTTCTTCGTAAAATCCTCGGTAAGCATATTTTTAAAAAATCCAAGCAAACCAAAAAAACAGACGACACAAACTAACACACTTTGAGATATATCTCCCGTAAGGTTATACAAAACCCCGCCGGTAAAGAGGCTGATAGAAGCTACCAATATCCTCATACGAGTGAGTTTGGCGTTAATTTTTTTGCGCTCAAGCTCCAAAAGAGCCAAATCAGTCACGTTTAAAAAGCTCGCTTACATTATGGTTTGCGCGTTCATTTTCAGGAGCTTTGAAAAACGCCGCCTTTTTGAAATTCATGAAATTTGCAACGATATTTGAAGGAAACATCTCAACGGCATTGTTATACTGCGTAACTGCGGCGTTATAAGCCCTTCTGGCTGCTGAAATTTGCTCTTCGACCTCGTTTAGGCTCTTTTGTAAAGTTAATATATTTTCATTTGCTTTTAGCTCAGGATAGTTCTCGACCGCAACTTTTAAATTCGGCATAAGCCCTGAAATTTGGCTGTTTAGATCAAATTTTTGCTCGCTTGTCATAGCTCCTTGCGCGCTTGATCTAAGTGCGGTAATGCGCTCTAAAAGGGATTTTTCATGCACTAGATACTCTTTTACGGAAGCTACTAAATTTGGTATGAGATCATAGCGACGCTTAAGCTGAGTATCAACTCCCGATTCGATATTTGAAACTTGATTTCGCTTCATAACAAGCGAGTTGTATATAGTCACAAAAGCCAAAATAAGGGCAACAAAAACCCCTAAAGCATAATACATCTCTCATCCTTTTTGTTTAAAATTTTCAATAAAGTATATCAAAAATAGGGTTAAAATTTATAATTAATTATTATGAAGAGTGTGGAGGATATAATCTGAATTTGTAGCCGCAAATTTCATCACGACTACAAAATTTTAGTTTATTTTACTCTTTTGATTTCGCCATTCTGCGTCTTATAGTCGGGTCAAGATAGCGTTTTCTGACACGAATATTTACAGGCGTTACTTCGACCAGCTCATCTTCTTCGATCCATTCAAGAGCGCGCTCAAGACTTAGCTTTCTAGGCGGAACAAGCTTGATCGCATCGTCGCTTCCGCTTGCACGCACGTTGGTTAAATTTTTGCCTTTGATAGGATTTACGTCAAGGTCGTTTGGACGGCTATGCTCGCCGATTATCATACCCACATAAACCTTAGTCTGCGGATCGACAAAAAGCACGCCGCGATCTTGCAGGTTAAATAACGAATACGCAAGCGTTACGCCGTTTTCCATAGAAACCAGCGCGCCATTGCCTCTTTGCTCCACGCTTCCGCTAAGCGGGCGGAATTCCAAAAAGCTATGATTCATCACGCCTTCGCCTTTGGTATCTGTTAAGAACTGACTTCTAAAGCCGATTAGTCCGCGCGCAGGGATTTCAAATTCGATTCTGGTTTGTCCGTCACCCGTAGGACTCATCGAGACCATTTCAGCCTTTCTGCGACCAAGTTTTTCTATAACCGTTCCGCTAAATTCATCAGGCACGTCTATCACAAGCAGCTCAAAAGGCTCGCATCTTACGCCCTCGATCTCTTTTACGATTACTTCGGGTCTGCCAAGACAAAATTCAAAGCCCTCTCGGCGCATATTTTCAGCCAAGATCGTTATCTGAAGCTCGCCGCGCCCGCTAACTTTAAATTTCCCTTCGCCTTGATTTTCATACTTCATCGCGATATTTGTCTTCATCTCGTTTGCAAGTCGCTCATCAATCTTATTTGACGTTACGTGTTTGCCTTCCGTTCCCGCAAGCGGGCTATCGTTAACCGAAAAAACTACGCTCAAAGTAGGCTCTTCTATGCGAAGCGGATCAAGCGGCATAGGCGAATTTGGATCAACCACGCTATCGCCCACGTCAAGCGCGTCAAATCCCGCAATCGCCACGATATCGCCCACTCCGGCTTCTTCTATATCGCGTCTTTCAAGCCCCAAAAATCCAATGAGTTTTGAAATTCTACCCGTTGATTTCGTGCCGTCTGCCTTAGCTAGCATTACGTTTTGGTTTTTAGAAATTTTGCCGTTAAAAATTCTCGCAATACCTATTTTACCCACATAATTATCATAATCAAGCGTGAAAACTTGAAGCTGCAAAGGATTTTCCAAATTTCCGCTTGGCTCGGGTACATGCGCTAAAATCGTCTCAAAAAGCGGCTTCATATCGACATTTTCATCGCTTAAATTTAACTTTGCATAACCGTTTCTAGCAGCGGCATAAACAACAGGGAATTCAAGCTGCTCGTCATTTGCTTCAAGAGCCACGAAAAGATCAAAAATTTCATTTACTACGCGATCAGGATCGCCTGCGGGCTTATCTATCTTATTTACCACGACTATCGGGCGAAGACCCAAAGAAAGAGCCTTTTTAACGACGAATTTGGTTTGGGGCATAACGCCTTCTTGCGCATCTACGAGCAAAAGCACGCCGTCAACCATCTTTAGCACACGCTCAACCTCACCGCCAAAGTCCGCGTGCCCCGGAGTGTCGATGATGTTTATCTTTGTATCTTTGTATTTTATCGCGGTGTTTTTTGAAAGGATTGTGATACCGCGCTCTCTTTCGATATCGTTACTATCCATAACACGCTCGCCGACGTTTTGATGCTCGTTAAATGTGCCTGATTGTTTAAGCAGTTCATCAACCATCGTCGTCTTGCCGTGATCAACGTGCGCGATGACGGCTATATTTCTAATCTTTTCCAAAATTTTATCTCCAATTTCCTCAAAATAAGTCCGATTATATCTAAATTTTTCTTACATTTTTAATAGGATAAATTTGGAATGAAATTTGCATACAAATTAGAAGTTAAATTTTAAAGGGGCGATTTATGCAAACTTCCCAGAGCAAAATTCTCTCGTTTGACGCTAGTATAGCAGGCGGCATTAAGCAGCCAAATACAAACTCAAGCAGCGAAGAAAACGGAGAATTTCTATCTTTGGTTCTTGAAGCCGCAGCAGGCAAGGGCGAAAATTTAGATGAAAAAGATATAAAAAATATCGTAAATTCCGTAAATATGTCGGCTCAAAAAAGAGCGCAATCCGAGCAAAAAAGCGAGGATATAAACGTAAAAGAAATTTTAGGCGACGAAGAGGCGAGCAAGCTTTTTACAAACGTTACGTTTATGCAGCTTTTGCAAATCCTTGAGATGTTAAACGGCGGCGAGAAAATTTCCAAATTTCCAAATTTCACCGCTCCGCTTACAAAGGCTCTTTCAAATGAAGCGACTATTCACGAATTAAAAAGCGCAAAAAATATCCATGAGCTAATTGTCATTGCTAAAAGGCTAAATTTAGGGCTTGAAAAGATAACGATAAGCAAAGAGCAAGCTAGCGAACTAAGCGCTAAATTTCCGAATTTAGGTCAAAAAGAATTTTTTCTACCGGTAAAACCTGCTGAAATTTATAGCATGGAGCTAAAAGCAAAAGTTGAAGAAGCCTTGCAGCTTAGCAAAGACGATGCCCAACCCGTTAAGCTAAATAAGCTCCTGCAAGAGATTTCAAAAGAAATAGCAAACGAAGCAAGAGCGAATTTAAGCTCAAATTTAGTGGATAAGCAGACTCCAAAGGTGGAGAATTTAAAGTCCGCCCAAGTTCAAATTTCAAATGAAATCACAAAAGAGAATATATCTCAAACCATACAAAAAGAATCAATAAAAGCAGACGAAAAAAGCCTAAATACAAGCAAGGTAAATTTACAAAGCTTGCTCTATCCTCAAAGAGAACAAAGCGAAACTAGCGGAGAACAAAGTAGCCCAAACAGCGAAAGCGAGCTAAATTCCATGGTGCGTGAGATAATGCAAAACGCAAGAAGTCAAAGCAAAAATTTACAGCTTGTAAGACAGACTTTTGATAACTTTAACACTACGCTAAAAGAGCAGGTTGAAGCTTACAAATCGCCTTTTATGCGCTTTAACATTACGCTCAATCCGTTAAATTTAGGCGAGGTTGAGATCACGATGGTAAATCGCGGAAACAATCTGCATATAAATTTTAACTCCACGACGCAAACCATGAATTTGTTTTTGCAAAATCAGGCGGAATTTAAAGCGAGCTTAGTTAATATGGGTTTTACCGAGCTTGAGATGAATTTTAGCGATCAAAATCAAAGAAAAGATCAAGGTGGCAAAGCATATAAAGGTTCAAAATTAACAGAAAACGAAGGCATGGAGATAGCCGAAAGTCCTATGCTTGAAATCGTATTACCGAAGTATATTTAATAATCAAAAAAGGAAAAAATATGGCTACAAATATCAATAACGGCTTAGGCTCAAATCAATTCACAATCGACAAAATGAAAGCGCAAAAAGAGGCTGAAGCACTTGCTAAAGCAAACGGAACAAATCCTAGAGCGCAACTTGATAAGGATGCGTTTATGAAACTTCTTTTAACAGAACTTCAATACCAAGATCCGACAAGTCCTATGGATAGCGAAAAGATGCTCACGCAGACATCCCAACTTGCCACTCTTGAAACTCAAGAAAACACAAACCAGATGATGAAAAAGCTGGCGGATCAGCTTAAGATGAGTACAAGTATGTATGCGGTTTCGGCTCTTGGCAAGATGGCAAACGTAGGCGAAAGTATAATAGTAAAAACCGATAAATCAACTAATATTAAGTTTAACGGTTACTTCGAAAAAGACGCCACTGAAGGCACTTACACTATCAAAGACAAAGAAGGAAACGTCATAAGAAAGCAGACCTTTAAAGACGCTAAAGCGGGAGTTTTTGCCCTTGAGTGGGACGGCAAGGACAACTCCGGCAACGAAGTAAAAGCGGGCGTTTATAATGTAGAGATAGCCTACAAAGACAAAGACGGCAAAAATCACAACAGCGGCACGGGCACATACCCTGTCGAGGCGATTAGATTTGTCGATGGCGAAGCGCAGGTAAAAATCGCAGGACAATATGTAAATTTAAGCGCGATTAAAGAATTTACCGAACCTAAAAAAGGATAAGAGATGGTAAGAAGCTTTTATAACGGAGTAAGCGGAGTTAAGACGCAAAATTTCGGCATGGACGTTTGGGCGAACAATATCTCAAACATAAACAATGTCGGCTTTACGGCTTCTATCCCTGAGTTTAAAAGCATCTTTTATCAAAGCGTCATAAGCGCGGGCAATAAGCCGACAACCGATCAAGCTGGGCTTGGAGCATCCAGACAAACTACCGCTCTTAGCTTTTACAAACAAGGCTCGATGATAGCTACTGACAACAGGCTTGATATGGCGATACAAGGTGACGGGTTTTTTGGAGTGCTTGATAGAAATGGGCAGACTTACTACACCCGCACGGGGTCTTTTGGCG is a window of Campylobacter sp. CCUG 57310 DNA encoding:
- a CDS encoding class I SAM-dependent methyltransferase, whose amino-acid sequence is MEKIGFNDDISETLLINLYFRSLENEVKEPILRDEFSGKIVKKIDYDFAKFEAGDLSRVGVIIRAKFIDDALVEFAKDNDEVVIVQVGAGLDTRPLRLESVCPNAIFYDLDLPDVIVLRDKLMPKAKKNFSISSSMLETAWMDELKAKHPNAKFAFALEGVAMYFEKEVFKEFFLNLAKRFEGIVALDLINNFAANMDSRKHDTLKFMKKRVDFKMGIEDPSEVEEWDKTTIKHLKTGTMMDMHKNRWSLRGRIFGLIPAFRNSCRMFVFGLNLSK
- a CDS encoding sulfate ABC transporter ATP-binding protein; the protein is MKGDENLKNYFSKLDLSGEISDKFLEQFMKDLIINRTLVIFGFEFAFAEIEIYLSSKDKNVYKRDTKAGEIFFHNFGFDICFATKDGKFGGVLIRSLRQIYPKNKSEFILGPRRCMSKILNSDIKELNFTLKISEDQENFGFRSQRIRREIDKKPLRFTSESFENFIASNGKEAKIYKTSLKRYER
- a CDS encoding DUF3137 domain-containing protein, translated to MRILVASISLFTGGVLYNLTGDISQSVLVCVVCFFGLLGFFKNMLTEDFTKKFKQQVIQKIVKNLGLNYSRTEFVHIGHFEVLYDTSGIDKYTGNDLIFGDVDGVNIKFSDVRASKIIETKNGKRQSVQFLGVVFVADFHKKLSCVTQIRHKDFSTKFKRYGHKAHMDDVEFEKIFDVYTTDQIGARYALTPYLMQQFRYLERRFNCPMNAVLIADKIYMAIDMGKDSFEPDMSQMLVGKSKAIAGYENEIKSFINIVRDLNLNRKIWMS
- a CDS encoding LemA family protein, whose product is MYYALGVFVALILAFVTIYNSLVMKRNQVSNIESGVDTQLKRRYDLIPNLVASVKEYLVHEKSLLERITALRSSAQGAMTSEQKFDLNSQISGLMPNLKVAVENYPELKANENILTLQKSLNEVEEQISAARRAYNAAVTQYNNAVEMFPSNIVANFMNFKKAAFFKAPENERANHNVSELFKRD
- the typA gene encoding translational GTPase TypA, which codes for MEKIRNIAVIAHVDHGKTTMVDELLKQSGTFNEHQNVGERVMDSNDIERERGITILSKNTAIKYKDTKINIIDTPGHADFGGEVERVLKMVDGVLLLVDAQEGVMPQTKFVVKKALSLGLRPIVVVNKIDKPAGDPDRVVNEIFDLFVALEANDEQLEFPVVYAAARNGYAKLNLSDENVDMKPLFETILAHVPEPSGNLENPLQLQVFTLDYDNYVGKIGIARIFNGKISKNQNVMLAKADGTKSTGRISKLIGFLGLERRDIEEAGVGDIVAIAGFDALDVGDSVVDPNSPMPLDPLRIEEPTLSVVFSVNDSPLAGTEGKHVTSNKIDERLANEMKTNIAMKYENQGEGKFKVSGRGELQITILAENMRREGFEFCLGRPEVIVKEIEGVRCEPFELLVIDVPDEFSGTVIEKLGRRKAEMVSMSPTGDGQTRIEFEIPARGLIGFRSQFLTDTKGEGVMNHSFLEFRPLSGSVEQRGNGALVSMENGVTLAYSLFNLQDRGVLFVDPQTKVYVGMIIGEHSRPNDLDVNPIKGKNLTNVRASGSDDAIKLVPPRKLSLERALEWIEEDELVEVTPVNIRVRKRYLDPTIRRRMAKSKE
- a CDS encoding flagellar hook-length control protein FliK yields the protein MQTSQSKILSFDASIAGGIKQPNTNSSSEENGEFLSLVLEAAAGKGENLDEKDIKNIVNSVNMSAQKRAQSEQKSEDINVKEILGDEEASKLFTNVTFMQLLQILEMLNGGEKISKFPNFTAPLTKALSNEATIHELKSAKNIHELIVIAKRLNLGLEKITISKEQASELSAKFPNLGQKEFFLPVKPAEIYSMELKAKVEEALQLSKDDAQPVKLNKLLQEISKEIANEARANLSSNLVDKQTPKVENLKSAQVQISNEITKENISQTIQKESIKADEKSLNTSKVNLQSLLYPQREQSETSGEQSSPNSESELNSMVREIMQNARSQSKNLQLVRQTFDNFNTTLKEQVEAYKSPFMRFNITLNPLNLGEVEITMVNRGNNLHINFNSTTQTMNLFLQNQAEFKASLVNMGFTELEMNFSDQNQRKDQGGKAYKGSKLTENEGMEIAESPMLEIVLPKYI
- a CDS encoding flagellar basal body rod modification protein encodes the protein MATNINNGLGSNQFTIDKMKAQKEAEALAKANGTNPRAQLDKDAFMKLLLTELQYQDPTSPMDSEKMLTQTSQLATLETQENTNQMMKKLADQLKMSTSMYAVSALGKMANVGESIIVKTDKSTNIKFNGYFEKDATEGTYTIKDKEGNVIRKQTFKDAKAGVFALEWDGKDNSGNEVKAGVYNVEIAYKDKDGKNHNSGTGTYPVEAIRFVDGEAQVKIAGQYVNLSAIKEFTEPKKG